A genomic window from Henningerozyma blattae CBS 6284 chromosome 3, complete genome includes:
- the GAS1 gene encoding 1,3-beta-glucanosyltransferase GAS1 (similar to Saccharomyces cerevisiae GAS1 (YMR307W); ancestral locus Anc_5.13), with amino-acid sequence MLLKSLATLAASALFAGQAAADSLPEIEIVGNKFFYSNNGSQFYVKGIAYQANTDNVTTGSTINDPLANADACKRDIPYLQKVNTNVIRVYAINTSLDHSECMQSLNDAGIYVIADLSAPDESINRDAPTWTVDLYQRYKDVVDELANYTNVLGFFAGNEVTNNSTNTDASAFVKAAIRDTKSYIKQKGYRNIPVGYSSNDDADTRVPMADYFACGKDSIKADFYGINMYEWCGSSTFQKSGYADRTKDFQNLTIPIFFSEYGCNEVQPRKFTEVEALYGSNMTNVWSGGIVYMYFEEENNYGLVTIDNNEVSTKADYSYYSSEIAKVSPSIANTKSYSSNSSATMSCPASQKYWKAATVLPPTPDSNICGCMSAAASCVVDKDVDEEDYQTLFDYICGEISCDGISGDGSSGTYGSYSFCSAKDQLNFVLNLYYESNGKSKSACDFSGSASVQSGSTKSGCSSILKAIGTAGTGSYSATSVGNSTETKSSDSASGSSISTSTKKNKSSSGSSQKDGKDAATGSSSASSTSGSSSGSKNAAVSNMRVNIFEILFTSILTISVAAGLGFALA; translated from the coding sequence ATGCTTTTGAAGAGTTTAGCTACTTTAGCTGCTTCTGCTTTATTTGCTGGTCAAGCTGCTGCTGACAGTTTACCAGAAATCGAAATCGTTGGTAACAAATTTTTCTACTCTAACAATGGTTCTCAATTTTACGTTAAAGGTATTGCTTATCAAGCTAATACCGACAACGTCACTACTGGTTCTACCATTAATGATCCGTTAGCCAACGCTGATGCTTGTAAGAGAGATATCCcatatttacaaaaagtAAACACCAATGTTATTCGTGTTTATGCTATTAATACAAGTTTGGACCACAGCGAATGTATGCAATCTTTGAACGATGCAGGCATTTACGTTATTGCTGATTTATCTGCCCCAGATGAATCTATTAACAGAGATGCTCCAACCTGGACTGTTGATCTATATCAACGTTACAAGGATGTCGTTGATGAATTGGCTAACTACACTAATGTTTTAGGTTTCTTTGCTGGTAATGAAGTTACCAACAACTCTACTAACACTGATGCTTCTGCTTTCGTTAAGGCTGCTATTAGAGATACCAAGAGTTATATTAAGCAAAAGGGTTACAGAAATATTCCAGTTGGTTACTCTTCAAATGATGACGCTGACACCAGAGTTCCAATGGCTGATTATTTTGCTTGTGGTAAAGATAGCATTAAAGCTGATTTCTACGGTATTAACATGTACGAATGGTGTGGTTCTTCTACTTTCCAAAAATCTGGTTACGCTGACAGAACTAAAGATTTCCAAAACTTAACTATTCCAATCTTCTTCTCTGAATATGGTTGTAATGAAGTTCAACCAAGAAAGTTCACTGAAGTTGAAGCTTTATACGGTTCTAATATGACTAATGTCTGGTCCGGTGGTATTGTTTATATGTATTtcgaagaagaaaataactATGGTTTAGTTACTATTGATAACAACGAAGTTTCTACTAAGGCTGATTACAGTTATTACTCTTCTGAAATCGCTAAGGTTTCTCCATCCATTGCTAACACTAAATCTTACAGTTCTAATTCTTCTGCTACTATGTCTTGTCCAGCTTCTCAAAAATACTGGAAAGCCGCTACTGTTTTACCACCAACCCCAGATTCCAATATCTGTGGCTGTATGAGTGCTGCTGCTTCTTGTGTTGTTGATAAGGAtgttgatgaagaagattatCAAACTTTATTTGACTACATCTGTGGTGAAATTTCCTGTGATGGTATCTCTGGCGATGGTTCTTCCGGTACTTATGGTTCTTACTCCTTCTGTTCTGCTAAGGATCAATTAAACTTCGTTTTGAACTTATACTACGAATCTAATGGTAAATCTAAGAGTGCCTGTGATTTCTCCGGTTCTGCTTCTGTTCAATCCGGTAGTACTAAGAGTGGTTGTTCTTCTATCTTAAAGGCCATTGGTACTGCTGGTACTGGTTCTTATTCTGCTACTTCTGTTGGTAACAGCACTGAAACTAAATCTTCTGACTCTGCTTCTGGTTCTTCTATTTCTACCTCTactaagaaaaataagagTTCTTCTGGATCTTCTCAAAAGGACGGTAAGGATGCTGCCACTGGCTCTTCTTCTGCCTCTTCTACTTCCGGTTCATCTTCCGGTAGCAAGAATGCTGCTGTCTCTAACATGAGAGTTaacatttttgaaattctttTCACTTC